In Aliamphritea ceti, a single window of DNA contains:
- the dld gene encoding D-lactate dehydrogenase: MSQDAIIQQLSGIVGKDNIYTKERQTEHYRSGFRSGKGDALAVVFPTTLLQQWQILKACVKANKIIIMQAANTGLTEGSTPSGDDYDRDIVILNTTRMNKIILLDEGKQIISFPGATLFTLEKLLKPLNRAPHSVIGSSCIGASIIGGIANNSGGALVKRGPAYSELSLYAQINPTGELELVNHLGIELGNTPEEILTNLELQHFNAYTLEPYEGKASASDYPEILRDVDADTPARYNADTSRLYEASGCAGKLAIFAVRIDTFPVAEKEQVFYIGTNDPKELTQLRRDILQNFDNLPEVGEYMHRDVFDIALKYGKDVFLMINYLGTDPLPRLFAMKGAISAWLNRFSFLPKDIPDRAMQLLSRCWKNIVPKRLLQYRDDYEHHLILKMSDTGINEAENYLKEFFANSTSGNYFACNADEAKKAYLLRFAAAGAAIRYQTVHQDEVENILALDIALKRNDENWVEELPEEISSQLVSSLYYGHFMCHVFHQDYILKKGADAAAIKKQMLEILAAKGAKYPAEHNVGHLYAAEEGLKDFYVALDPTNTFNPGIGKTSKRRCGC, translated from the coding sequence ATGTCACAAGATGCGATTATCCAGCAGTTGAGTGGAATTGTCGGTAAAGACAATATCTACACTAAAGAGCGCCAGACAGAACACTACCGCAGTGGCTTTCGCTCCGGAAAAGGCGATGCCCTGGCCGTCGTATTCCCGACCACTTTACTGCAACAATGGCAGATCCTTAAAGCCTGCGTAAAAGCCAACAAAATAATCATTATGCAGGCAGCTAATACAGGCCTGACAGAAGGTTCAACACCCAGTGGTGATGATTATGACCGCGATATAGTCATCCTCAATACCACCCGAATGAATAAAATCATCCTGCTTGATGAAGGAAAGCAAATTATCAGCTTTCCCGGAGCAACTCTGTTCACACTGGAAAAACTGCTTAAGCCACTGAATCGTGCACCGCATTCGGTTATAGGCTCTTCCTGCATAGGCGCTTCAATCATTGGTGGAATAGCCAACAATTCGGGTGGCGCACTGGTAAAGCGCGGCCCGGCTTATTCAGAACTATCGCTATACGCGCAAATCAATCCTACAGGTGAGCTGGAACTGGTAAACCATCTGGGCATAGAACTGGGTAACACACCAGAGGAAATTCTCACTAACTTAGAGTTACAGCACTTCAATGCCTACACTCTTGAGCCCTATGAAGGAAAAGCCTCTGCCAGCGATTACCCTGAAATTCTCCGGGATGTAGATGCCGACACCCCAGCACGCTATAACGCAGATACCAGCCGCCTCTACGAAGCCAGCGGTTGTGCCGGCAAACTGGCAATCTTTGCAGTCCGTATCGACACATTTCCAGTTGCTGAAAAAGAACAGGTTTTTTATATCGGCACCAATGACCCGAAAGAGCTAACCCAGCTTCGCCGGGATATTCTGCAGAACTTTGACAACCTCCCGGAAGTCGGCGAGTACATGCACCGGGATGTTTTCGACATTGCCCTGAAATACGGTAAAGACGTATTCCTGATGATTAACTATCTTGGCACTGACCCGCTACCAAGGCTCTTTGCAATGAAAGGCGCAATAAGTGCCTGGTTAAATCGCTTTAGTTTTCTGCCAAAAGATATACCGGACAGGGCCATGCAGCTATTAAGCCGCTGCTGGAAAAACATTGTACCTAAGCGTCTGCTGCAATACAGGGATGACTACGAGCATCACCTGATTCTTAAAATGAGCGACACAGGTATTAATGAAGCTGAAAATTATCTCAAGGAATTTTTTGCAAACAGTACATCTGGTAATTACTTCGCCTGTAATGCTGATGAAGCCAAAAAAGCGTATTTGCTACGTTTTGCCGCTGCTGGTGCCGCTATTCGTTATCAAACAGTTCATCAGGATGAAGTTGAAAACATTCTCGCACTTGATATTGCACTTAAACGTAACGATGAAAACTGGGTTGAAGAGCTACCGGAAGAGATCAGTAGTCAGTTAGTCAGCTCTCTTTATTACGGACATTTTATGTGCCACGTATTCCATCAGGACTATATTTTAAAGAAAGGTGCTGATGCCGCAGCCATCAAAAAGCAGATGCTGGAAATTCTTGCTGCAAAAGGAGCTAAGTATCCGGCTGAGCATAACGTTGGGCACCTGTACGCAGCTGAAGAAGGACTGAAAGACTTCTACGTTGCCCTGGACCCAACGAATACATTCAACCCTGGTATTGGCAAAACATCTAAACGCCGTTGCGGTTGTTGA
- a CDS encoding TRAP transporter small permease subunit, whose translation MNTSGNMPPVPLADCIDRAIQKIGSYIAWSYVLLVLVIMTQVILRKGFSSGLILLEELQWHLYAVGVMFGLAYAQTTNSHIRVDLFYTGFRARSKYIIEIFGILVLVLPFISIIFLHSLEFVADAWRINEHSESPSGLPWRWLIKSVIPFSMAMLALAALSRLYRDTVLLFRGDA comes from the coding sequence GTGAATACTTCAGGTAACATGCCACCAGTGCCTCTCGCCGATTGTATCGATCGCGCTATTCAAAAAATTGGCAGCTACATCGCCTGGTCATACGTATTACTTGTACTGGTAATCATGACTCAGGTAATTCTGCGGAAGGGCTTTTCAAGCGGCTTAATTCTGCTCGAAGAGTTGCAATGGCACCTCTATGCTGTAGGCGTAATGTTTGGCCTCGCTTACGCACAGACAACAAATTCTCATATCCGTGTAGATTTGTTCTACACAGGTTTCCGTGCCCGCAGTAAATACATCATCGAGATCTTCGGTATTTTGGTATTGGTATTGCCATTTATCAGCATCATCTTTTTACACAGTCTTGAATTTGTTGCCGATGCCTGGCGCATCAACGAACATTCAGAATCTCCTTCTGGCCTGCCCTGGCGCTGGCTGATTAAGAGCGTCATTCCGTTCAGCATGGCAATGCTGGCACTGGCGGCACTTTCACGTTTGTACCGCGACACCGTTCTGTTGTTTAGAGGGGATGCATAA
- a CDS encoding TRAP transporter large permease, translating into MEINEILVIAMFVSFIALLFTGIPVAWVLGGIGVIFAGIGYLADTYFDTITGLDYLTLGLVVNRLWKIMDNWILVALPMFIFMGIMLDKSGVAERLMKSMQELFGNVRGGLAITVTAIGIILAASTGIIGASVVLLAVMSLPSMTKQGYSMPLALGTIASAGTLGILIPPSIMLVIMADQLGLSVGDLFMGAVFPGLMLGAMYIAYILITGFLKPDSAPLPVDAKPVTFATLISVLKAILPTLALIFVVLGSIFAGIATPTEASGVGAFGATMLAIYNRKFSFKVLKEVMTGTYNTTAYIFAIFIGATCFALVLRELGGDELIESFLTGLPFGPYGIIFFILGVIFLLGFFLDWIEITLIILPLLAPVISALGLDINGYGVVDNPELVWFVMLVAMALQTSFLTPPVGFALFYLKGVCPPNVKITDIYKGVTPFIILQLIGLLVLVFWPQLVLWLPAAAYG; encoded by the coding sequence ATGGAAATTAATGAAATTCTTGTCATTGCGATGTTTGTATCATTCATCGCACTGTTATTTACCGGCATTCCTGTTGCCTGGGTATTAGGCGGCATAGGCGTAATTTTTGCGGGTATTGGTTACCTTGCTGATACCTATTTCGACACGATTACCGGGCTGGATTATCTGACACTGGGGTTGGTTGTAAACCGCCTCTGGAAGATCATGGATAACTGGATTCTGGTCGCCCTCCCCATGTTCATATTTATGGGCATCATGCTAGATAAATCCGGTGTTGCGGAACGGCTGATGAAGTCCATGCAGGAGCTGTTCGGAAATGTCCGCGGTGGCCTGGCGATTACCGTTACGGCTATCGGGATTATCCTCGCGGCGTCTACCGGCATCATTGGTGCTTCAGTCGTGTTACTCGCGGTAATGTCTTTACCTTCCATGACTAAGCAGGGTTACTCAATGCCGCTTGCGCTGGGTACTATTGCCAGTGCTGGCACCTTAGGCATTTTAATTCCCCCCAGCATCATGCTGGTCATCATGGCCGACCAGTTAGGTTTATCCGTAGGCGATCTGTTCATGGGCGCGGTCTTCCCCGGCCTGATGTTAGGCGCGATGTACATTGCCTATATTCTGATTACCGGCTTCCTTAAGCCTGACTCAGCACCTTTGCCTGTGGATGCCAAGCCAGTCACTTTTGCCACACTGATTTCAGTACTGAAGGCTATATTGCCGACATTGGCGTTGATCTTCGTTGTACTGGGGTCGATATTTGCGGGTATCGCCACACCAACGGAAGCCTCCGGTGTGGGTGCTTTCGGTGCCACTATGCTGGCAATCTATAACCGTAAGTTCAGCTTTAAAGTGCTGAAAGAGGTTATGACCGGCACCTATAATACGACAGCCTACATCTTTGCAATTTTCATTGGTGCGACCTGTTTTGCACTGGTACTGCGGGAATTAGGCGGTGATGAGTTGATTGAGTCATTCCTGACTGGTCTGCCATTTGGTCCGTACGGTATTATTTTCTTTATTCTGGGCGTGATCTTCTTGCTGGGTTTCTTCCTCGACTGGATCGAAATCACGCTGATCATTCTGCCATTACTGGCACCGGTTATTTCGGCGCTGGGCCTGGATATTAATGGCTACGGTGTTGTCGATAATCCTGAGCTGGTCTGGTTTGTGATGTTGGTCGCCATGGCCTTACAGACATCCTTCCTCACCCCCCCGGTCGGTTTTGCCCTCTTCTATCTGAAAGGTGTATGCCCGCCAAATGTGAAGATTACAGATATCTATAAAGGTGTGACGCCTTTCATTATCCTGCAATTGATCGGCCTGTTAGTGCTGGTTTTCTGGCCGCAGCTGGTACTCTGGTTACCTGCTGCTGCATACGGCTAA
- a CDS encoding universal stress protein: MALPTIKTILYTTSLGKHTRPVFRQAVNLAQQFDAHIIMLHVIEPIGELGQALIQNYLPQDLVKKIHDEGIDEVKASMQKRVERFCEEELGSLDKAVTLNIEQRVVEGNYTDSILAQAKLSNADMIVMGSENTFGHHSQTTRQVIKGAKVPVVAVPTGKAFD; encoded by the coding sequence ATGGCTTTACCAACGATTAAAACGATTCTTTACACAACCTCTCTGGGCAAGCATACCCGTCCGGTATTCCGTCAGGCAGTTAATCTGGCACAGCAATTTGACGCACATATCATCATGCTTCACGTTATTGAGCCTATCGGTGAACTGGGTCAGGCACTCATTCAAAACTACCTGCCACAAGACCTGGTAAAGAAGATTCACGACGAAGGCATTGATGAAGTAAAAGCCTCCATGCAAAAACGTGTCGAACGTTTTTGTGAAGAGGAACTGGGATCGCTGGATAAAGCGGTCACACTCAATATCGAACAAAGAGTTGTAGAAGGTAACTATACCGACTCAATTCTGGCACAAGCCAAACTGAGCAATGCCGATATGATTGTGATGGGTTCAGAAAACACTTTCGGCCATCACAGCCAGACTACCCGTCAGGTAATCAAAGGTGCGAAAGTACCTGTAGTTGCCGTGCCTACCGGTAAAGCGTTCGACTGA